In Pseudomonas sp. ADAK18, a single window of DNA contains:
- a CDS encoding aldehyde dehydrogenase family protein → MRYAHPGTEGAIVSFKAKYGNYIGGEFVAPVDGNYFTNTSPVNGKPIADFPRSTAKDIDKALDAAHAAADAWGKTSAQDRSLVLLKIADRIEQNLELLAVTETWDNGKAVRETLNADIPLAADHFRYFAGCIRAQEGSSAEINELTAAYHFHEPLGVVGQIIPWNFPLLMAAWKLAPALAAGNCVVLKPAEQTPLGINVLMELIGDLLPPGVLNVVHGFGKEAGEALATSKRIAKIAFTGSTPVGSHIMHAAAENIIPSTVELGGKSPNIFFADIMKAEPQFIEKAAEGLVLAFFNQGEVCTCPSRALVEESIYDDFMKVVMKKVESIKRGDPLDTDTMVGAQASEQQFDKILSYLEIAKGEGAELLTGGKVEKLTGDLATGYYIQPTLLKGTNKMRVFQEEIFGPVVSITTFKDEAEALAIANDTEFGLGAGLWTRDINRAYRMGRAIKAGRVWTNCYHLYPAHAAFGGYKKSGVGRETHKMMLDHYQQTKNLLVSYDINPLGFF, encoded by the coding sequence ATGCGTTACGCACACCCCGGTACTGAAGGCGCTATCGTTTCGTTCAAGGCCAAGTACGGCAACTACATTGGCGGCGAATTTGTCGCGCCGGTGGATGGCAACTATTTCACCAACACTTCGCCGGTCAACGGCAAGCCAATCGCCGACTTCCCGCGCTCCACCGCCAAAGACATCGACAAAGCGCTGGACGCCGCCCACGCAGCCGCTGACGCCTGGGGCAAGACCTCGGCCCAGGACCGCTCGCTGGTGCTGCTGAAAATCGCCGACCGCATCGAACAGAACCTCGAACTGCTGGCCGTCACCGAAACCTGGGACAACGGCAAAGCGGTACGCGAAACACTCAACGCCGACATCCCCTTGGCCGCTGACCACTTCCGTTACTTCGCTGGCTGCATCCGCGCCCAGGAAGGCAGCAGCGCCGAGATCAACGAACTCACCGCCGCCTATCATTTCCACGAGCCATTGGGCGTGGTCGGCCAGATCATCCCGTGGAACTTCCCGCTGCTGATGGCCGCCTGGAAACTCGCGCCAGCCCTGGCCGCCGGTAACTGCGTGGTGCTCAAACCTGCCGAGCAAACCCCGCTGGGCATCAACGTGTTGATGGAGTTGATCGGCGACCTGCTGCCGCCTGGTGTGTTGAACGTGGTCCACGGTTTCGGCAAAGAAGCCGGCGAAGCCCTGGCTACCAGCAAACGCATCGCCAAGATTGCCTTCACCGGCTCCACGCCTGTGGGCTCGCACATCATGCACGCGGCGGCCGAAAACATTATTCCGTCCACTGTTGAACTGGGCGGCAAGTCGCCGAACATCTTCTTCGCCGACATCATGAAAGCCGAACCGCAATTCATCGAGAAAGCCGCCGAAGGCCTGGTGCTGGCGTTCTTCAACCAGGGCGAAGTCTGCACCTGCCCATCCCGTGCGTTGGTGGAAGAGTCGATCTACGACGACTTCATGAAAGTGGTGATGAAGAAGGTCGAGTCGATCAAACGTGGCGACCCGCTGGACACCGACACCATGGTCGGCGCCCAGGCATCCGAGCAGCAATTCGACAAGATCCTGTCCTACCTGGAAATCGCCAAGGGCGAAGGCGCCGAGCTGCTGACCGGCGGCAAAGTCGAGAAGCTGACTGGCGACCTGGCCACCGGCTATTACATTCAACCGACCCTGCTCAAGGGCACCAACAAGATGCGGGTGTTCCAGGAAGAAATCTTTGGCCCGGTGGTGAGTATCACCACCTTCAAGGACGAAGCCGAAGCCCTGGCGATTGCCAACGACACCGAGTTTGGTCTGGGTGCAGGCCTGTGGACCCGTGACATCAACCGCGCGTACCGCATGGGTCGGGCGATCAAGGCCGGACGTGTGTGGACCAACTGCTATCACCTGTACCCGGCGCACGCTGCGTTTGGCGGTTACAAGAAGTCGGGTGTTGGCCGTGAAACCCACAAGATGATGTTGGATCACTATCAGCAGACCAAAAACCTGCTGGTGAGCTACGACATTAATCCGTTGGGCTTTTTCTAA
- the eat gene encoding ethanolamine permease yields MPSEPTGAPASGSSVDFEKVGSDYFQQRELKKGAAGWVLLVGLGVAYVISGDYAGWNFGLAQGGWGGMFLATLLMATMYLCMCFSLAELSSMIPTAGGGYGFARSAFGPWGGFLTGTAILIEYAIAPAAIAVFIGAYCESLFGIGGWMIYLAFYIIFIGIHIFGVGEALKLMFVITAVAAIALGVFLVAMVPHFNVANLLDIPVTEAKGASTFLPFGYVGVWAAIPYAIWFFLAVEGVPLAAEETKNPKRDLPRGLIGAIVVLTSFALLILVIAPGGAGAHALMASGNPLVEALSKAYGGSTWMGSFVNLVGLAGLIASFFSIIYAYSRQIFALSRAGYLPRKLSQTNKSKAPVLALIIPGIIGFGLSLTGQGDLLILVAVFGATISYVLMMAAHITLRIRRPKMDRPYRTPGGIFTSGVALVLACIAVVAGFLVDPRVVIGAAIIYGVLIAYFAFYSRHHLVAGTPEEEFAAIQAAEAALH; encoded by the coding sequence ATGCCTAGCGAACCCACTGGCGCCCCGGCGTCTGGATCTTCCGTCGACTTCGAAAAAGTCGGCTCCGACTATTTCCAGCAACGTGAACTGAAAAAAGGTGCCGCCGGCTGGGTGCTTTTAGTCGGCCTCGGCGTTGCCTATGTGATCTCCGGCGACTACGCCGGCTGGAACTTCGGCCTGGCCCAAGGCGGCTGGGGTGGCATGTTCCTCGCCACATTGTTGATGGCCACCATGTACCTGTGCATGTGTTTCTCACTGGCCGAACTGTCTTCCATGATTCCTACAGCGGGCGGTGGCTACGGCTTTGCCCGCAGTGCATTCGGGCCCTGGGGTGGATTCCTCACCGGCACGGCGATCCTGATTGAATACGCCATCGCCCCCGCCGCCATCGCGGTGTTTATCGGTGCCTATTGCGAGTCGCTGTTCGGCATCGGCGGCTGGATGATCTACCTGGCGTTCTACATCATCTTTATCGGCATCCACATCTTCGGGGTCGGTGAAGCGTTGAAACTGATGTTCGTCATCACCGCCGTCGCCGCGATTGCCCTGGGCGTGTTTTTGGTCGCGATGGTGCCGCACTTCAACGTCGCCAACCTGCTGGATATCCCGGTGACCGAGGCCAAGGGTGCCAGCACCTTCCTGCCGTTTGGTTATGTCGGTGTGTGGGCAGCGATTCCCTACGCGATCTGGTTCTTCCTTGCCGTCGAAGGCGTGCCGCTGGCGGCCGAAGAAACCAAGAACCCGAAACGCGACCTGCCACGCGGCCTGATCGGCGCCATTGTGGTGCTGACCAGCTTTGCCCTGTTGATCCTGGTGATCGCCCCCGGCGGTGCCGGCGCCCATGCGCTGATGGCCTCGGGCAATCCGCTGGTGGAAGCCTTGTCCAAGGCCTATGGCGGCTCGACCTGGATGGGCAGCTTCGTCAACCTGGTGGGCCTGGCTGGGCTGATCGCGAGCTTTTTCTCGATCATCTACGCCTACTCCCGGCAGATCTTCGCCTTGTCCCGCGCCGGCTACCTGCCACGCAAGCTGTCCCAGACCAACAAAAGCAAAGCACCGGTATTGGCCTTGATCATCCCCGGCATCATCGGCTTTGGTTTGTCGCTGACCGGGCAAGGCGACCTGCTGATTCTGGTGGCGGTGTTCGGCGCCACCATCTCCTACGTGCTGATGATGGCCGCGCACATCACCCTGCGCATCCGTCGCCCCAAAATGGACCGTCCGTACCGCACACCGGGCGGCATCTTCACCTCCGGCGTGGCGCTGGTGCTGGCGTGTATCGCCGTGGTGGCGGGCTTTCTGGTGGATCCGCGGGTGGTGATTGGCGCTGCGATCATCTATGGAGTATTAATTGCTTACTTTGCTTTCTACAGTCGGCATCACTTGGTAGCAGGCACGCCGGAAGAAGAGTTTGCGGCGATCCAGGCCGCAGAGGCCGCCTTGCACTAA
- a CDS encoding ethanolamine ammonia-lyase subunit EutB codes for MASFSHAVGAFTYRFDSLKDVLAKASPARSGDFLAGVAAQNDGERVAAQMALANIPLKYFLEEVLIPYESDEVTRLIIDTHDKQAFSVVSHLTVGSFRDWLLSDAADEQSLRALAPGLTPEMVAAVSKIMRVQDLVLVAQKIRVVTKFRGTMGLRGRLSTRLQPNHPTDEPAGIAASILDGLLYGNGDAMIGINPATDSIASICAMLEMLDAIIQRYDIPTQACVLTHVTTSIEAINRGVPLDLVFQSIAGTEAANASFGISLSVLQEGYDAGLSLNRGTLGQNLMYFETGQGSALSANAHFGVDQQTCETRAYAVARHFKPFLVNTVVGFIGPEYLYNGKQIIRAGLEDHFCGKLLGVPMGCDICYTNHAEADQDDMDTLLTLLGVAGINFIMGIPGSDDIMLNYQTTSFHDALYARQTLGLKPAPEFEQWLAKMGIFTQADGKVHFGNSLPPAFRQALAQLG; via the coding sequence ATGGCAAGTTTTTCCCACGCGGTTGGCGCATTCACCTACCGCTTCGACAGCCTCAAGGACGTCCTGGCCAAGGCCAGCCCGGCACGCTCCGGGGACTTCCTCGCCGGTGTCGCGGCGCAGAACGATGGTGAGCGGGTGGCGGCGCAAATGGCCCTGGCCAATATCCCGTTGAAATACTTTCTCGAAGAAGTGCTGATTCCCTATGAAAGCGACGAAGTCACCCGGCTGATCATCGACACCCACGACAAGCAGGCATTTTCGGTGGTCAGCCACCTGACGGTTGGCAGCTTTCGCGATTGGCTGCTCAGTGACGCGGCCGATGAACAAAGCCTACGCGCCCTGGCGCCAGGGCTGACACCGGAAATGGTCGCCGCCGTGTCGAAGATCATGCGCGTGCAGGACTTGGTGTTGGTGGCGCAAAAAATCCGCGTCGTCACGAAGTTTCGCGGCACCATGGGCTTGCGCGGACGCCTGTCCACGCGCCTGCAACCGAACCATCCGACCGATGAACCGGCCGGCATCGCCGCAAGCATTCTCGACGGCCTGCTCTACGGCAACGGCGACGCGATGATCGGCATCAACCCGGCCACCGACAGCATCGCTTCGATCTGCGCCATGCTGGAAATGCTCGACGCGATTATCCAGCGCTACGACATCCCGACCCAGGCCTGCGTGCTGACCCACGTCACCACCTCCATTGAGGCCATCAACCGCGGTGTGCCGCTAGACCTGGTGTTCCAGTCGATTGCCGGCACCGAGGCAGCCAACGCCAGTTTCGGTATCAGCCTGAGCGTGCTGCAGGAAGGCTACGACGCCGGCTTGAGCCTCAATCGCGGGACCTTGGGGCAAAACCTGATGTACTTCGAAACCGGTCAGGGCAGCGCCTTGTCGGCCAACGCGCACTTTGGCGTTGACCAGCAAACCTGCGAAACCCGCGCCTACGCAGTGGCCCGCCACTTCAAGCCGTTTTTGGTAAACACCGTCGTCGGCTTTATCGGCCCCGAGTACCTGTACAACGGCAAGCAGATCATCCGCGCCGGCCTTGAAGACCACTTCTGCGGCAAGCTGCTGGGCGTGCCCATGGGTTGCGACATCTGCTACACCAACCATGCCGAAGCCGACCAGGACGACATGGACACCCTGCTGACCCTCCTGGGAGTGGCCGGAATCAACTTCATCATGGGCATCCCCGGTTCCGACGACATCATGCTCAACTACCAGACCACCTCGTTTCACGACGCGCTGTACGCCCGGCAAACATTGGGTTTAAAGCCGGCGCCGGAATTTGAACAGTGGCTGGCGAAAATGGGCATCTTCACGCAGGCCGATGGCAAGGTGCACTTCGGCAACAGCCTGCCGCCAGCCTTCCGCCAGGCCTTGGCGCAATTGGGATGA
- the eutC gene encoding ethanolamine ammonia-lyase subunit EutC, with amino-acid sequence MKEPPVPIDTPDTIPDNPWLELRRLTPARIALGRTGTSIPTGAQLDFQFAHAQARDAVHLPFDHAALSTQLTERGRDSLLLHSAAVDRHSYLQRPDQGRRLSDESAQTLRDYAQANPGGVDLAVVVADGLSALAVHKHTLPFLTRMEEQTHAEGWSLSPVILVEQGRVAVADEIGQLLGAKMVVILIGERPGLSSPDSLGLYFTYNPKVGLTDAYRNCISNVRLEGLSYGMAAHRLLYLMREACRRQLSGVNLKDEAQVQTIESDNPDLMKGNFLLSPPED; translated from the coding sequence ATGAAGGAGCCGCCTGTGCCTATCGATACCCCTGACACCATTCCGGACAACCCGTGGCTGGAACTGCGCCGCCTGACGCCCGCGCGAATTGCCCTGGGCCGCACCGGCACCAGCATCCCTACCGGTGCGCAGCTGGACTTCCAGTTTGCCCACGCTCAGGCGCGGGACGCCGTGCATCTGCCTTTCGACCATGCCGCCCTGAGCACTCAACTGACAGAACGCGGCCGCGATAGCCTGTTACTGCACAGCGCCGCCGTCGACCGTCACAGCTACCTGCAACGCCCGGACCAGGGGCGGCGCCTGAGTGACGAGTCGGCCCAAACCCTGCGCGATTACGCCCAAGCCAACCCGGGCGGTGTGGACCTGGCGGTAGTGGTGGCCGATGGTTTATCCGCTCTGGCGGTGCATAAACACACGTTGCCATTTCTGACGCGCATGGAGGAACAGACCCATGCCGAAGGCTGGTCGCTGTCGCCGGTGATTCTGGTGGAGCAAGGCCGGGTGGCGGTGGCCGATGAAATCGGTCAGTTGCTGGGGGCAAAAATGGTGGTGATCCTGATCGGCGAACGGCCGGGGCTCAGCTCGCCGGATAGCTTGGGGCTGTACTTCACCTACAACCCCAAGGTCGGGCTGACCGATGCCTATCGCAACTGCATTTCCAACGTGCGCCTGGAGGGCTTGAGCTACGGCATGGCAGCTCACCGACTGTTGTACTTGATGCGCGAAGCCTGTCGCCGACAGCTGTCCGGGGTCAATCTCAAGGATGAAGCCCAGGTTCAGACGATCGAATCGGACAATCCAGACCTGATGAAAGGCAACTTCCTGCTCAGCCCGCCGGAGGACTGA
- a CDS encoding N-acetyltransferase: MRITQATLEHLDLLTPLFVKYREFYGALPFPDSSRAFLEKRLRRKESVIYLALPDDDDSKLLGFCQLYPSFSSLSLKRVWILNDIYVAEDARRQLVADNLMRTAKKMAKETNAVRLRVSTSSDNEVAQKTYESIGFREDTEFKNYVLPLSDE, from the coding sequence ATGCGGATTACTCAAGCGACCCTGGAACACCTGGACCTGTTGACTCCGCTGTTCGTCAAATACCGTGAGTTTTATGGGGCGCTGCCATTTCCTGACTCGTCTCGGGCCTTTCTGGAGAAGCGTCTGCGACGCAAGGAGTCGGTGATCTACCTGGCCCTGCCGGATGACGATGACAGCAAGTTGCTCGGGTTTTGTCAGCTGTATCCGAGTTTTTCGTCGCTCTCGCTGAAACGGGTGTGGATCCTCAACGATATCTACGTGGCCGAAGATGCCCGGCGACAGTTGGTCGCCGATAACCTGATGCGTACGGCGAAGAAGATGGCCAAGGAGACGAACGCCGTGCGCCTGCGGGTGTCGACCAGCAGTGACAATGAAGTGGCACAGAAGACCTATGAGTCGATTGGGTTTCGGGAAGACACGGAATTCAAGAACTATGTGCTGCCTCTCAGTGATGAGTAA
- a CDS encoding DedA family protein: protein MDFNPLDLILHLDVYLDMLVTNYGPWIYAILFLVIFCETGLVVMPFLPGDSLLFIAGAVAAGGGMDPVLLGGLLMLAAILGDSTNYVIGRTAGERLFSNPNSKIFRRDYLQKTHDFYDKHGGKTVTLARFLPILRTFAPFVAGIAKMPYPRFFGFSVFGTVIWVGGLVTLGYFFGNVPFIKKNLSLLVVFIILLSLVPMIIGVVRSRFSRTSSEANTH from the coding sequence ATGGATTTCAACCCGCTCGACCTTATCCTGCATCTCGACGTGTACCTCGACATGCTGGTAACCAACTACGGTCCGTGGATCTACGCCATTCTGTTCCTGGTGATTTTTTGCGAAACCGGTCTGGTGGTCATGCCATTCCTGCCGGGTGATTCCCTGCTGTTTATCGCCGGCGCCGTAGCCGCTGGTGGTGGCATGGATCCAGTCTTGCTGGGCGGCCTGCTGATGCTGGCGGCGATCCTCGGCGACAGTACCAACTACGTCATCGGACGAACGGCCGGGGAACGCTTGTTCAGCAACCCCAACTCAAAAATCTTCCGTCGCGACTACCTGCAAAAAACCCACGATTTCTACGACAAGCACGGCGGCAAAACCGTGACCCTGGCGCGCTTCCTGCCGATCCTGCGGACTTTCGCACCGTTCGTCGCAGGCATCGCCAAAATGCCTTATCCGCGATTCTTCGGTTTCAGTGTCTTCGGCACCGTCATCTGGGTCGGCGGCCTGGTCACCCTCGGCTACTTCTTCGGTAACGTACCGTTTATCAAGAAAAACCTGTCACTGCTGGTGGTGTTTATCATCCTGCTGTCCCTGGTGCCGATGATCATTGGCGTGGTCCGCAGCCGTTTCAGCCGCACCTCGTCCGAAGCCAACACGCACTGA
- a CDS encoding zinc-dependent peptidase, producing MWSLSAWRRRRLLAKHPIADDTWQRVRQHLTFLDGISVEQDQWLREACVVFLAEKHLTALPGVELHQEQRLLLAAQAQLPLMNLGDLDWYQGFHEIVLYPDDFLSPQRHRDASGVEHEWNGEHSGEAWQQGPVILAWPGVLASGNWEGYNLVIHELAHKLDMLNGDANGLPPLHNDMRVQEWASVMQSAYDDLNRQLDRNPDAETPIDPYAAENPAEFFAVTSEYFFSAPDLLVSTYPQVYAQLSRFYRQDPLARLTQLQASDPRYQAQH from the coding sequence ATGTGGTCCCTCAGCGCCTGGCGTCGCCGGCGCCTTCTGGCCAAGCACCCGATTGCCGATGACACCTGGCAGCGGGTGCGCCAGCACCTGACCTTTCTCGACGGCATCAGCGTCGAGCAGGATCAATGGCTGCGTGAAGCCTGCGTAGTCTTTCTGGCTGAAAAACACCTCACTGCCCTGCCCGGCGTCGAACTGCACCAGGAACAACGCCTGCTGCTCGCCGCCCAGGCGCAACTGCCGCTGATGAACCTCGGTGATCTCGACTGGTATCAAGGCTTCCACGAAATCGTCCTCTACCCCGACGACTTCCTCAGCCCCCAGCGCCACCGTGACGCCAGCGGCGTCGAACACGAATGGAACGGCGAACACAGCGGCGAAGCCTGGCAGCAAGGCCCGGTAATCCTGGCGTGGCCCGGCGTATTGGCCAGCGGCAACTGGGAAGGCTACAACCTGGTGATCCACGAACTGGCCCACAAACTGGACATGCTCAACGGCGACGCCAATGGCCTGCCACCGTTGCACAACGACATGCGTGTGCAGGAATGGGCCAGCGTAATGCAAAGCGCCTACGACGACCTGAACCGTCAACTTGACCGCAACCCCGACGCCGAGACACCCATTGACCCCTACGCCGCAGAGAACCCGGCGGAGTTCTTCGCCGTCACCAGTGAATATTTTTTCAGTGCCCCGGATTTGCTGGTCAGCACTTATCCACAGGTCTACGCGCAACTGAGCCGCTTTTACCGCCAGGATCCATTGGCCCGCCTCACCCAACTGCAAGCCAGCGACCCACGCTATCAAGCGCAACACTGA